A region from the Agrococcus sp. SL85 genome encodes:
- the dapE gene encoding succinyl-diaminopimelate desuccinylase produces MATPSLDLSASSPDLTRQLCDLDSVSGNEGPLADAIEAAVSALPHLEVTRFGDTVVARTSLGRERRVVIAGHIDTVPINGNVPTRMIDVAGEEHIWGRGTVDMKAGVAVQLKLAAELAEPALDVTWIWYDHEEVGEEENALRRLAAERPDLMAGDFAILGEPSNGNIEGGCNGTLRFEVRTRGVRAHSARAWVGHNAIHDAAQVLEILQSYRPRTIAVEGLDYREGLNAVLISGGVATNVIPDECVVHVNYRFAPSSTVDEAIAHVTELFAGFDVTVVDAAPGAKPGLDAPLAQEFIQAVGLTPKPKYGWTDVSRFWGLGIPAVNFGPGDPSKAHADDESVPVAQIVAAEESLRAWLSTS; encoded by the coding sequence ATGGCCACCCCCTCGCTCGACCTCTCCGCGAGCAGCCCCGACCTCACGCGGCAGCTGTGCGACCTCGACTCCGTCTCGGGCAACGAGGGCCCGCTCGCCGATGCGATCGAGGCCGCGGTCTCGGCCCTGCCGCACCTCGAGGTGACGCGCTTCGGCGACACCGTGGTCGCGCGCACCTCGCTCGGCCGCGAGCGGCGCGTCGTGATCGCCGGCCACATCGACACCGTGCCCATCAACGGCAACGTGCCCACCCGCATGATCGACGTCGCGGGGGAGGAGCACATCTGGGGTCGCGGCACCGTCGACATGAAGGCGGGCGTCGCGGTGCAGCTGAAGCTCGCCGCCGAGCTCGCCGAGCCCGCGCTCGACGTGACGTGGATCTGGTACGACCACGAGGAGGTCGGCGAGGAGGAGAACGCGCTGCGCCGCCTCGCCGCCGAGCGGCCCGACCTCATGGCGGGCGACTTCGCCATCCTCGGCGAGCCCTCGAACGGCAACATCGAGGGCGGCTGCAACGGCACGCTGCGCTTCGAGGTCCGCACGCGGGGCGTGCGCGCCCACTCCGCGCGCGCCTGGGTCGGCCACAACGCCATCCACGACGCCGCGCAGGTGCTCGAGATCCTCCAGTCCTACCGGCCCCGCACGATCGCGGTCGAGGGCCTCGACTACCGCGAGGGCCTCAACGCCGTGCTGATCTCCGGCGGCGTCGCCACGAACGTGATCCCCGACGAGTGCGTCGTGCACGTCAACTACCGCTTCGCGCCCTCCAGCACCGTCGACGAGGCGATCGCCCACGTGACCGAGCTCTTCGCCGGCTTCGACGTCACGGTCGTCGACGCCGCGCCGGGCGCGAAGCCGGGGCTCGACGCCCCGCTCGCGCAGGAGTTCATCCAGGCCGTGGGCCTCACGCCGAAGCCGAAGTACGGCTGGACCGACGTCTCGCGCTTCTGGGGCCTCGGGATCCCGGCCGTGAACTTCGGCCCCGGCGACCCCTCGAAGGCGCACGCCGACGACGAGTCGGTGCCGGTCGCGCAGATCGTCGCGGCCGAGGAGAGCCTGCGCGCGTGGCTCTCCACGAGCTGA
- a CDS encoding DUF3117 domain-containing protein — protein sequence MAAMKPRTGDGPLEAVKEGRVIVVRVPLEGGGRLVVSVNDEEAAALHAALAGVVVTA from the coding sequence ATGGCCGCCATGAAACCACGCACCGGAGATGGCCCGCTCGAGGCCGTCAAGGAGGGTCGCGTCATCGTCGTCCGTGTCCCGCTCGAGGGCGGCGGACGCCTCGTCGTGTCCGTCAACGACGAGGAGGCCGCTGCGCTCCACGCCGCGCTCGCCGGAGTCGTCGTCACCGCGTGA
- a CDS encoding O-methyltransferase, translated as MQTSSLIAKYLDELAAEDDVLTGARDASHELGIAPVAPAVGAQLAAIAAATQATAILEVGTGAGVSGLWLLRGAPQATLTSIDTELDHQQHARAAFARAGIPVTRARLITGRARDVLPRMNEASYDVVLIDADPAGVLEYVEHALSLVRVGGSVLVAHALLGGRVADPAQRDDSVADLRALLRELATSDAVQAALSPVGDGLLQIVRRPEPA; from the coding sequence GTGCAGACATCATCGCTCATCGCCAAGTACCTCGACGAGCTCGCCGCAGAGGACGACGTCCTGACCGGCGCGCGCGACGCCTCCCACGAGCTGGGCATCGCGCCCGTCGCGCCAGCCGTCGGCGCGCAGCTCGCGGCGATCGCCGCGGCCACGCAGGCCACCGCCATCCTCGAGGTGGGCACCGGCGCGGGCGTCAGCGGCCTGTGGCTGCTGCGCGGCGCCCCGCAGGCGACGCTCACGTCGATCGACACCGAGCTCGACCACCAGCAGCACGCGCGCGCCGCGTTCGCGAGGGCGGGCATACCGGTGACCCGCGCCCGCCTCATCACGGGGCGCGCGCGCGACGTGCTGCCCCGCATGAACGAGGCGAGCTACGACGTCGTGCTCATCGACGCCGACCCGGCGGGCGTCCTCGAGTACGTCGAGCACGCGCTCTCGCTCGTGCGCGTCGGCGGCTCGGTGCTCGTCGCCCACGCGCTCCTGGGCGGCCGCGTCGCCGACCCCGCGCAGCGGGACGACTCGGTCGCCGACCTCCGCGCGCTCCTGCGCGAGCTCGCCACGAGCGACGCCGTGCAGGCCGCGCTCTCGCCCGTCGGCGACGGCCTGCTGCAGATCGTCCGCCGGCCGGAGCCCGCCTGA
- a CDS encoding twin-arginine translocase TatA/TatE family subunit, whose product MSFAGITLDKLLLIAVLAALLLGPERLPALAERLGQLVRSLRDLAGGAKDRMREEMGPEFDEVDWKRLDPRQYDPRRIVMDALREPAADAPTPDFATVAAGSAVATVSGLPRRDTGPMRFDDEAT is encoded by the coding sequence GTGTCCTTCGCCGGCATCACCCTCGACAAGCTCCTGCTCATCGCCGTGCTCGCCGCGCTGCTGCTGGGCCCGGAGCGGCTGCCCGCGCTCGCCGAGCGCCTGGGCCAGCTCGTGCGCTCGCTGCGCGACCTCGCGGGCGGCGCGAAGGACCGCATGCGCGAGGAGATGGGCCCGGAGTTCGACGAGGTCGACTGGAAGCGCCTCGACCCGCGCCAGTACGACCCCCGGCGCATCGTGATGGATGCGCTGCGCGAGCCCGCGGCCGACGCCCCGACGCCCGACTTCGCGACCGTCGCCGCGGGCTCCGCGGTCGCGACGGTCAGCGGCCTCCCGAGGCGCGACACCGGCCCGATGCGCTTCGACGACGAGGCGACCTGA
- a CDS encoding HAD family hydrolase — translation MLGRPAAVGFDLDGTLFDHRASAAEAASAFLRSLGARPDGRALDVWFRAEAVRFEQWRRGELDFAGQRRARLRDVMGELGLGAPRSDAVADAAFARYLAAYRAAWRAFDDARAALDGLRAEGVRVGILTNGVEAQQRDKLAVIGLLDRVDALCASETIGVAKPDVRAFERLAAELGVAPASMAFVGDDPEKDLAGATAAGMRAALVAPARGSTSAGLADALAAVGLPIDAP, via the coding sequence GTGCTCGGGCGGCCGGCGGCGGTCGGCTTCGACCTCGACGGCACGCTCTTCGATCACCGGGCCTCCGCAGCCGAGGCGGCGAGCGCGTTCCTGCGCTCGCTGGGCGCGAGGCCGGATGGGCGCGCCCTCGACGTCTGGTTCCGGGCGGAGGCCGTGCGCTTCGAGCAGTGGCGGCGCGGCGAGCTCGACTTCGCCGGTCAGCGGCGCGCGCGGCTCCGCGACGTGATGGGCGAGCTCGGGCTCGGGGCGCCGCGCTCGGATGCCGTGGCCGACGCGGCGTTCGCGCGCTACCTCGCCGCCTACCGCGCCGCATGGCGCGCCTTCGACGACGCGCGGGCCGCGCTCGACGGCTTGCGCGCCGAGGGCGTGCGCGTCGGGATCCTCACGAACGGCGTCGAGGCGCAGCAGCGCGACAAGCTGGCGGTGATCGGCCTCCTCGATCGCGTCGACGCGCTGTGCGCCTCCGAGACGATCGGGGTCGCGAAGCCGGACGTGCGAGCGTTCGAGCGCCTGGCCGCCGAGCTCGGCGTGGCACCCGCCTCGATGGCCTTCGTCGGCGACGACCCGGAGAAGGACCTCGCGGGCGCGACGGCCGCGGGGATGCGCGCGGCCCTCGTCGCCCCCGCGCGGGGGAGCACGAGTGCCGGCCTCGCCGATGCGCTCGCCGCCGTCGGGCTCCCGATCGACGCGCCCTGA
- a CDS encoding Mrp/NBP35 family ATP-binding protein, translating into MSIDPALAAALGTVVDPEIRRPLVELDMIPEATLERGVARIRLELTVAACPAADRIRADVEQAAGAVQGVDAVEVEVGVMDPATRQALVERLRGSRPQQFGPGTLTRIVAVASGKGGVGKSTVTAGLAVALAARGLAVGVIDADVHGYSIPALLGTDARPTRVGDMMMPPEAHGVRLVSIGMFVEGNRSVSWRGPMLHRTLQQFLADVWWGDLDVLLIDMPPGTGDVAISLGQLLPHAEVLVVTTPQRAAADVAERAAEVAGQTGQRVLGVVENMAGLAQPDGSVLELFGSGGGAEAARRLGVPLLARIPLSVALREGGDAGEPVVASSPTDPAAVAIAALAETLRGSRSIAGRSLPISLA; encoded by the coding sequence GTGAGCATCGACCCGGCCCTCGCCGCCGCGCTCGGCACGGTCGTCGACCCGGAGATCCGGCGCCCGCTCGTCGAGCTCGACATGATCCCGGAGGCGACGCTCGAGAGGGGCGTCGCGCGCATCCGGCTCGAGCTGACCGTCGCCGCGTGCCCCGCAGCCGACCGCATCCGGGCCGACGTCGAGCAGGCCGCGGGCGCCGTGCAGGGCGTCGACGCCGTGGAGGTCGAGGTCGGCGTCATGGACCCGGCCACCCGGCAGGCGCTCGTCGAGCGGCTGCGGGGCTCGCGCCCGCAGCAGTTCGGGCCGGGCACCCTGACGCGCATCGTCGCCGTCGCGAGCGGCAAGGGCGGCGTCGGCAAGTCGACCGTCACGGCGGGCCTCGCCGTCGCGCTCGCGGCGCGCGGCCTCGCGGTGGGCGTCATCGACGCCGACGTGCACGGCTACTCGATCCCGGCGCTGCTCGGCACCGACGCGCGGCCGACGCGCGTCGGCGACATGATGATGCCGCCCGAGGCGCACGGCGTGCGGCTCGTCTCGATCGGCATGTTCGTCGAGGGCAACCGCTCGGTCTCGTGGCGAGGGCCGATGCTGCACCGCACGCTGCAGCAGTTCCTCGCCGACGTCTGGTGGGGCGACCTCGACGTGCTGCTCATCGACATGCCGCCGGGCACGGGCGACGTCGCGATCTCGCTCGGCCAGCTGCTCCCCCACGCCGAGGTGCTCGTCGTGACCACGCCGCAGCGCGCCGCCGCCGACGTCGCCGAGCGCGCTGCGGAGGTCGCGGGCCAGACAGGCCAGCGGGTGCTGGGCGTCGTCGAGAACATGGCGGGCCTCGCGCAGCCCGACGGCTCGGTGCTCGAGCTCTTCGGCTCGGGCGGCGGCGCGGAGGCCGCGCGGCGCCTGGGCGTGCCGCTGCTCGCGCGCATCCCGCTCTCGGTCGCGCTGCGCGAGGGCGGCGACGCGGGCGAGCCGGTCGTGGCGTCCTCTCCCACGGACCCCGCGGCCGTCGCGATCGCGGCCCTCGCGGAGACGCTGCGCGGCTCCCGCTCGATCGCGGGCCGCAGCCTCCCGATCAGCCTCGCCTAG
- a CDS encoding DUF1003 domain-containing protein — translation MAEREDGFARPKSRRRLRLPESKDRFGRFTEAFARGMGTPAFLIGMTVFCGFWLTYNSIAPPEAQFDPQDQGFPLLTLVLSLQASYAAPLLLLAQNRQDDRDRVQIEQDRLRAERNLNDTEYLAREVVALRMAMRDMATREFIRAELKSFVEDLDERRARDDA, via the coding sequence GTGGCTGAGCGCGAGGACGGCTTCGCGCGCCCGAAGTCGCGCCGCCGCCTGCGCCTGCCCGAGTCGAAGGATCGCTTCGGCCGCTTCACCGAGGCCTTCGCCCGCGGCATGGGCACGCCCGCGTTCCTCATCGGGATGACGGTCTTCTGCGGGTTCTGGCTCACGTACAACTCGATCGCCCCGCCCGAGGCGCAGTTCGACCCGCAGGACCAGGGCTTCCCGCTCCTCACGCTCGTGCTGAGCCTCCAGGCCTCGTACGCCGCGCCGCTGCTGCTGCTGGCGCAGAACCGCCAGGACGACCGCGACCGCGTGCAGATCGAGCAGGACCGCCTGCGCGCCGAGCGCAACCTCAACGACACCGAGTACCTCGCGCGCGAGGTCGTCGCGCTGCGCATGGCGATGCGCGACATGGCGACGCGCGAGTTCATCCGCGCCGAGCTGAAGTCGTTCGTCGAGGACCTCGACGAGCGCCGCGCGCGCGACGACGCGTGA
- a CDS encoding magnesium transporter MgtE N-terminal domain-containing protein, whose amino-acid sequence MSAATVFVARLAGVGVFDPAGERVGKVRDVVTVPRADASPRVVGLVVEARGAGRVFLSIGRVAAIGGGQLIASAVSERRFRQRGGERLLLAEVLGSTVTLRDGTSANLEDLSISERGPGEWEVDELFLRKPKTGPFGKGPTTLAHWGDVQHEPGSEQGTEHLLASLDELAAADAASALLDLPQQRMMEVAEDLPDERLADILEEMSEERQIEILDSLEDDRAADVLDQMEPDDAADLIAQLPTERGETLLALMDPDEAEDVRMLLAFGADTAGGLMTTEPIILASDATVAEALAMVRRHEFAPALAAAVCVTLPPYEAPTGRFLGMVHFQRLLRYPPNERLGTLLDEQIEPVLVSDTAAEVTRQMASYNLVSVPVVDPAGRLVGIVTIDDVLDHVLPADWRSREEAKRG is encoded by the coding sequence ATGAGCGCAGCCACGGTCTTCGTCGCGCGCCTCGCGGGCGTCGGGGTGTTCGACCCTGCGGGCGAGCGCGTGGGCAAGGTGCGCGACGTCGTCACGGTGCCGCGCGCGGACGCGTCGCCGCGCGTGGTCGGGCTCGTGGTCGAGGCGCGCGGCGCCGGCCGCGTCTTCCTCTCGATCGGCCGCGTGGCCGCGATCGGCGGCGGGCAGCTCATCGCCTCCGCCGTGAGCGAGCGCCGGTTCCGCCAGCGCGGCGGCGAGCGCCTGCTGCTCGCCGAGGTGCTCGGCAGCACCGTCACGCTCCGCGACGGCACGAGCGCGAACCTCGAGGACCTCTCGATCTCGGAGCGCGGCCCGGGCGAGTGGGAGGTCGACGAGCTCTTCCTCCGCAAGCCCAAGACCGGCCCGTTCGGCAAGGGCCCCACGACGCTCGCGCACTGGGGCGACGTGCAGCACGAGCCGGGCTCCGAGCAGGGCACCGAGCACCTGCTCGCCTCGCTCGACGAGCTCGCGGCGGCCGACGCCGCCTCGGCCCTCCTCGACCTGCCGCAGCAGCGCATGATGGAGGTCGCCGAGGACCTCCCCGACGAGCGCCTCGCCGACATCCTCGAGGAGATGAGCGAGGAGCGGCAGATCGAGATCCTCGACTCGCTCGAGGACGACCGCGCGGCCGACGTGCTCGATCAGATGGAGCCGGACGACGCCGCCGACCTCATCGCGCAGCTGCCGACCGAGCGCGGCGAGACGCTGCTGGCCCTCATGGACCCCGACGAGGCGGAGGACGTGCGCATGCTGCTCGCGTTCGGCGCCGACACCGCGGGCGGCCTCATGACGACCGAGCCCATCATCCTCGCCTCCGACGCGACCGTCGCCGAGGCCCTCGCGATGGTGCGCCGGCACGAGTTCGCGCCCGCGCTCGCCGCGGCGGTGTGCGTCACGCTGCCGCCCTACGAGGCGCCCACGGGCCGCTTCCTCGGCATGGTGCACTTCCAGCGGCTGCTGCGCTACCCGCCCAACGAGCGCCTCGGCACCCTGCTCGACGAGCAGATCGAGCCCGTGCTCGTCAGCGACACCGCCGCCGAGGTCACGCGCCAGATGGCCTCCTACAACCTGGTCTCGGTGCCCGTCGTCGACCCCGCGGGCCGCCTCGTGGGCATCGTCACGATCGACGACGTGCTCGACCACGTGCTGCCGGCCGATTGGCGCTCGCGCGAGGAGGCGAAGCGTGGCTGA
- a CDS encoding general stress protein, with protein sequence MFQQAGRGDQTMPRGVVVASYDSYEQAQAAVAKVSKSDADIAGLAIVGNDLKLVERVVGRLTWGKVALAGAMRGLGFGAFIGLVYMLLVPEAIASILLFPLLGLAFGILLGVVTHSMTRRKRDFASVQQVLASRYDVVAPNEIAGRAMHVIGQRGQSSADAAAVPMAEQLPGPGAHGGEPTPSAPGPASDDRR encoded by the coding sequence ATGTTCCAGCAGGCAGGGCGCGGCGACCAGACGATGCCGCGGGGCGTCGTCGTGGCCTCCTACGACTCGTACGAGCAGGCGCAGGCGGCCGTCGCCAAGGTCTCGAAGTCCGACGCGGACATCGCGGGCCTCGCGATCGTGGGCAACGACCTCAAGCTCGTCGAGCGCGTCGTCGGCCGCCTCACGTGGGGCAAGGTCGCGCTCGCGGGCGCGATGCGCGGCCTCGGCTTCGGCGCGTTCATCGGCCTCGTCTACATGCTGCTCGTGCCCGAGGCGATCGCCTCGATCCTGCTCTTCCCGCTCCTCGGCCTCGCCTTCGGCATCCTGCTGGGCGTCGTCACGCACTCGATGACGCGCCGCAAGCGCGACTTCGCGTCGGTGCAGCAGGTGCTCGCGAGCCGCTACGACGTCGTCGCGCCGAACGAGATCGCGGGCCGCGCGATGCACGTCATCGGTCAGCGCGGCCAGAGCTCCGCCGACGCCGCCGCGGTGCCGATGGCCGAGCAGCTGCCCGGGCCCGGCGCGCACGGCGGCGAGCCGACGCCGAGCGCTCCCGGGCCCGCCTCAGACGACCGCCGCTGA
- a CDS encoding LysR family transcriptional regulator ArgP has product MELPLDHLRTLAAIVDAGTLDTAATRLGITPSAVSQRLRAIEQRVGRVVLQRTKPVRLTAAGEALVRLARQLALLEHDARTALGDEDAVPRIPLAVNADSLITWFLPALADVAAQRDVVFDVHREDQERTAQLLEAGTVMGAVTAQREPVSGCVASPLGRMRYVPIAARGFAARWFAEGLGRAALERAPIVDFDAHDSLQTQLARRHGARADAPRHIISASAEYAEAIRIGLGWGMLLPGQYEAGLADGSLVLLADEAVEVPLWWQRWNLASPLLDLVTGAVERAARTSAAVV; this is encoded by the coding sequence GTGGAGCTCCCCCTCGACCACCTGCGCACCCTCGCCGCGATCGTCGACGCCGGCACGCTCGACACGGCGGCGACGCGGCTCGGCATCACCCCGAGCGCCGTGAGCCAGCGGCTCCGCGCGATCGAGCAGCGCGTCGGCCGCGTGGTGCTGCAGCGCACGAAGCCCGTGCGGCTCACGGCGGCCGGCGAGGCCCTCGTGCGCCTCGCGCGGCAGCTCGCGCTCCTCGAGCACGACGCCCGCACGGCGCTCGGCGACGAGGACGCGGTGCCGCGCATCCCCCTCGCCGTGAACGCCGACTCGCTCATCACCTGGTTCCTGCCCGCGCTCGCCGACGTCGCCGCGCAGCGCGACGTGGTCTTCGACGTGCACCGCGAGGACCAGGAGCGCACGGCGCAGCTCCTGGAGGCCGGCACGGTCATGGGCGCGGTCACGGCGCAGCGCGAACCCGTCTCCGGGTGCGTCGCATCGCCGCTCGGGCGGATGCGCTACGTGCCGATCGCCGCGCGCGGCTTCGCCGCCCGCTGGTTCGCCGAGGGCCTCGGCCGTGCTGCGCTCGAGCGCGCCCCCATCGTCGACTTCGACGCCCACGACTCGCTGCAGACGCAGCTCGCGCGGCGCCACGGCGCCCGCGCGGACGCGCCGAGGCACATCATCTCCGCCTCCGCCGAGTACGCCGAGGCGATCCGCATCGGCCTCGGCTGGGGCATGCTGCTGCCCGGCCAGTACGAGGCCGGGCTGGCCGACGGCTCGCTCGTGCTGCTGGCCGACGAGGCCGTCGAGGTGCCGCTGTGGTGGCAGCGGTGGAACCTCGCGTCGCCGCTGCTCGACCTCGTCACCGGCGCGGTCGAGCGCGCCGCGCGCACGTCAGCGGCGGTCGTCTGA
- a CDS encoding LysE/ArgO family amino acid transporter gives MDPSIVALLSGLGLCLGLIVSIGAQNAVVLRQGLRREHVGLVVLVCVVSDAALQAIGVAGVATLVTSQPWLETLARWAGALFILGYAFLSARRAWRGGGSLEAAADDATVATGPGGAVAVRARRSRLVTLGTILAVTWLNPHAIVETTVVLGSVAATHGPERWWFLAGGIAGSTIWFIAFGYGARLLGPLLRTERAWRILDGSIAAMMLVIAITLVAG, from the coding sequence ATGGACCCGTCGATCGTCGCGCTGCTCTCCGGCCTCGGGCTCTGCCTGGGGCTCATCGTGTCGATCGGCGCGCAGAACGCGGTGGTGCTGCGGCAGGGCCTGCGCCGCGAGCACGTCGGGCTCGTCGTGCTCGTGTGCGTCGTGAGCGATGCCGCGCTGCAGGCGATCGGCGTCGCCGGCGTCGCCACGCTCGTCACCTCGCAGCCGTGGCTCGAGACGCTCGCGCGCTGGGCGGGCGCGCTCTTCATCCTCGGCTACGCGTTCCTCAGCGCCCGGCGCGCGTGGCGCGGCGGCGGCTCGCTCGAGGCCGCGGCGGACGACGCGACCGTCGCCACCGGCCCCGGGGGCGCGGTGGCGGTGCGCGCCCGCCGCTCGCGCCTCGTGACGCTCGGCACGATCCTCGCCGTCACGTGGCTCAACCCGCACGCGATCGTCGAGACCACGGTCGTGCTCGGCTCCGTCGCCGCCACGCACGGCCCCGAGCGCTGGTGGTTCCTCGCGGGCGGGATCGCGGGCAGCACGATCTGGTTCATCGCCTTCGGCTACGGCGCGCGCCTCCTCGGCCCGCTGCTGCGCACGGAGCGCGCCTGGCGCATCCTCGACGGCTCGATCGCCGCGATGATGCTCGTGATCGCGATCACGCTCGTCGCGGGCTGA
- a CDS encoding aminopeptidase P family protein: MSDGAMTQETAAATAEGAEPSTTNRSTTPTSSAFTEHIQSGWAERDEPLPAARPAAAAAAAHRAAISALHPGVRLVVPAGGLKVRSNDTDYPFRPHPDFTYLTGWGSDAEPDSVLVLEPAADGGEGHEAVLYFRGPAGRGTTEFYANAAIGEFWVGPRPSLDHVAADLGLAARDLDALDDVLADGGEALVVTGADLGVEALLPAANPDGDVLARDLSELRLVKDAWEVAEVQAAVDATARGFDDVIADLPAATAHERGERVVEGAFHRRARLDGNAVGYDTIAASGHHACYLHWTRNDGQVREGDLILLDAGVEVDSLYTADITRTLPISGTFTEVQRKVYEAVREAADAAFAIVRPGIVFKEVHAAAMEVIARRTAEWGILPISAEQSLEPDQQLHRRWMVHGTSHHLGLDVHDCAQARREFYHDGVVREGMVFTIEPGLYFQADDLTVPEELRGIGVRIEDDIVVTADGARNLSGGIPRTADEVEAWIAEVRAR; this comes from the coding sequence ATGAGCGACGGAGCGATGACGCAGGAGACCGCAGCAGCGACGGCCGAGGGCGCCGAGCCCTCGACCACGAACCGCTCGACGACGCCGACCTCGTCGGCGTTCACGGAGCACATCCAGTCGGGCTGGGCGGAGCGCGACGAGCCGCTCCCCGCGGCCCGGCCGGCGGCCGCGGCCGCCGCCGCGCACCGCGCCGCGATCTCGGCGCTGCACCCCGGCGTGCGGCTCGTCGTGCCCGCGGGCGGGCTGAAGGTGCGCTCGAACGACACCGACTACCCGTTCCGTCCGCACCCCGACTTCACCTACCTCACCGGGTGGGGCTCGGACGCCGAGCCCGACAGCGTGCTCGTGCTCGAGCCCGCGGCCGACGGCGGCGAGGGGCACGAGGCGGTGCTCTACTTCCGCGGGCCGGCCGGGCGCGGCACGACGGAGTTCTACGCGAACGCGGCGATCGGCGAGTTCTGGGTGGGCCCGCGCCCCTCGCTCGACCACGTCGCCGCCGACCTGGGCCTCGCGGCCCGCGACCTCGACGCGCTCGACGACGTGCTCGCGGACGGCGGCGAGGCGCTCGTCGTCACGGGCGCCGACCTCGGCGTCGAGGCGCTGCTGCCCGCCGCGAACCCCGACGGCGACGTGCTCGCGCGCGACCTCTCGGAGCTGCGGCTCGTGAAGGACGCGTGGGAGGTCGCCGAGGTGCAGGCCGCGGTCGACGCGACCGCGCGCGGCTTCGACGACGTCATCGCCGACCTCCCCGCCGCGACCGCGCACGAGCGGGGCGAGCGCGTGGTCGAGGGCGCGTTCCACCGCCGCGCCCGCCTCGACGGCAACGCGGTCGGCTACGACACCATCGCGGCCTCCGGCCACCACGCGTGCTACCTGCACTGGACCCGCAACGACGGGCAGGTGCGCGAGGGCGACCTCATCCTGCTCGACGCGGGCGTCGAGGTCGACAGCCTCTACACCGCCGACATCACGCGCACCCTCCCCATCTCGGGCACCTTCACCGAGGTGCAGCGGAAGGTCTACGAGGCCGTCCGCGAGGCCGCCGACGCCGCGTTCGCGATCGTGCGCCCCGGCATCGTCTTCAAGGAGGTGCACGCGGCCGCGATGGAGGTCATCGCGCGCAGGACCGCCGAGTGGGGCATCCTGCCGATCTCGGCGGAGCAGAGCCTCGAGCCCGACCAGCAGCTGCACCGCCGCTGGATGGTGCACGGCACGAGCCACCACCTGGGCCTCGACGTGCACGACTGCGCCCAGGCGCGCCGCGAGTTCTACCACGACGGCGTCGTGCGCGAGGGGATGGTCTTCACCATCGAGCCCGGCCTCTACTTCCAGGCCGACGACCTCACGGTGCCCGAGGAGCTGCGCGGCATCGGCGTGCGCATCGAGGACGACATCGTCGTCACGGCAGACGGCGCCCGCAACCTCTCGGGCGGCATCCCCCGCACCGCCGACGAGGTCGAGGCGTGGATCGCCGAGGTGCGCGCCCGCTGA
- a CDS encoding alpha/beta fold hydrolase has product MQTPSPAGIAEWREAADGEEEAVAARHVEGEHVVVVRRWRREGAPVVVLVHGIGMGQQYFGLLRDALAQELDVVALDLPGFGSSPEPQVVLPMPQLADLVAAALRAHAPTPVVALGHSMGTQVVAELAVRHPDLVARAVLIAPTVNPRERNGWVQALRLVQDLANDPPIVALVGAHMYAQAGPRWFLRKLASMLDHDIRPLLPRIAQPSLVVVGEEDRVSPPAWAAQVRAMLPRGELRIARGKGHEAMVTGAEPVARMVQEFALAIGEREAADPADAAPAAADAAAAEAPAGAAAGAPTAAKAAP; this is encoded by the coding sequence ATGCAGACGCCGAGCCCCGCGGGCATCGCCGAGTGGCGGGAGGCCGCGGACGGCGAGGAGGAGGCGGTCGCGGCCCGCCACGTCGAGGGCGAGCACGTGGTGGTCGTGCGCCGCTGGCGCCGCGAGGGCGCGCCCGTCGTGGTGCTCGTGCACGGGATCGGCATGGGGCAGCAGTACTTCGGCCTCCTGCGCGACGCGCTCGCCCAGGAGCTCGACGTCGTCGCGCTCGACCTGCCCGGGTTCGGCTCCTCGCCCGAGCCCCAGGTGGTGCTGCCCATGCCGCAGCTCGCCGACCTCGTCGCGGCGGCGCTGCGCGCGCACGCGCCGACGCCCGTCGTCGCGCTCGGCCACTCGATGGGCACGCAGGTGGTGGCAGAGCTCGCCGTGCGCCATCCGGACCTCGTCGCGCGCGCCGTGCTCATCGCGCCCACGGTCAACCCGCGCGAGCGCAACGGCTGGGTGCAGGCGCTGCGGCTCGTGCAGGACCTCGCGAACGACCCGCCGATCGTCGCGCTGGTCGGCGCGCACATGTACGCGCAGGCCGGGCCGCGCTGGTTCCTGCGGAAGCTCGCGTCGATGCTCGACCACGACATCCGGCCGCTGCTGCCGCGCATCGCGCAGCCGAGCCTCGTCGTGGTGGGGGAGGAGGATCGCGTCTCGCCGCCCGCGTGGGCCGCACAGGTGCGCGCGATGCTCCCGCGCGGCGAGCTGCGGATCGCGCGCGGCAAGGGCCACGAGGCGATGGTGACGGGCGCGGAGCCCGTCGCGCGCATGGTGCAGGAGTTCGCGCTCGCGATCGGCGAGCGGGAGGCGGCGGATCCTGCCGACGCGGCTCCCGCCGCGGCCGATGCTGCCGCGGCTGAGGCTCCTGCGGGCGCCGCGGCCGGGGCGCCGACCGCTGCGAAGGCGGCCCCGTGA